One Augochlora pura isolate Apur16 chromosome 10, APUR_v2.2.1, whole genome shotgun sequence DNA window includes the following coding sequences:
- the Patr-1 gene encoding protein associated with topo II related - 1 isoform X1, with the protein MADFFFGFDTSVANSSLEDGLDGLLEDDDFREEEYDAFNNETFGSDAAIGDWEKDHEKLSEIAESSRSKPKNENALNKKNGVPADIEDNLSHLVLDEKEGIVPRPGVWDSPSNLSLPKPRPSLTLPLALTTARTVTELEKNIVGSRPPPGLTKPVQLLQQQQPPQQQQQQQKSDGSHLFESLPTSPRYPPGLGIPSAHPLILPPNPRFPHLQFIPHLRQLPNQTGNVLRYQIPAHLMVPHAGHLIVPHGAQRQPIHGSFCNNFPQPPHSNLGPPPFMRTDHSMVPPFSSNQIGPHQQHSFPHSGNQRNQNRSFHHPEQQGNHQPFFKTNQYHRNHEWNYQQRPYHYHHHNHAINGMTNTGEYDEYAGLMSSREKQWLINIQLLQLNTNESYVDDYYYTVFRDKKNKQNASQDQKDKKFHNNNNNNGYYKDTSSTFFRDREQNQHNILLKKNYTPTQFENSLGKLQFASVIAPRKVIDMDVVPNSDPQSATQIQQRDTRRARQLLLEIERLYVIQLKLEDLHNPLALLGEQQNQERENEANTVKKTKPELISTMLSSLHHLNQDDKLTSMLSIRKGKTLLLRFLPFVDVSEYRAQLEDLWNAIFRGLAIIGRRDSHLLITLYLEFQRWIAVVQDFGTILRLVRSLSDSVGQSVRNNSLSFALTNKFGVSVIASMLERAEDLYPTDNSSSEWSSFIANIIEITGESSPCVAPCQPVAANTLSQHLNRLSHVKTEGYANLELLLTDANPSR; encoded by the exons ATGGCAGACTTCTTTTTCGGTTTTGATACATCGGTCGCA AATAGTAGTTTAGAAGATGGGTTGGATGGCCTTTTGGAGGACGACGATTTTAGAGAAGAGGAGTATGACGCATTCAACAATGAAACATTTGGCTCTGACGCCGCTATTGGAGATTGGGAGAAAGATCACGAGAAACTTTCAGAGATCGCGGAATCGAGTCGGAGCAAACCGAAAAACGAGAACGCATTGAATAAGAAA AATGGAGTACCTGCGGATATTGAAGATAATTTATCGCATCTAGTGTTAGATGAAAAGGAAGGGATTGTTCCCAGGCCAGGAGTATGGGATAGTCCGTCAAATTTGTCCTTACCTAAACCTAGGCCATCTCTCACATTACCATTGGCTCTGACGACCGCACGTACCGTCACAGaactagaaaaaaatattgttggtAGTAGACCACCTCCAGGATTGACAAAGCCTGTTCAATTACTACAACAACAGCAACCAccgcaacagcagcagcaacaacagaaATCCGATGGATCGCATCTGTTCGAATCCTTACCAACGTCGCCACGCTATCCACCAGGATTAGGCATACCGTCCGCACATCCTCTTATTTTACCCCCAAATCCGAGATTCCCACACTTACAATTTATACCACACCTTAGGCAATTACCTA ATCAAACTGGAAACGTATTGAGGTATCAAATTCCAGCGCATTTGATGGTGCCACACGCTGGGCATTTAATAGTGCCGCATGGTGCGCAAAGACAACCAATTCATGGttcattttgcaataattttcct CAACCTCCACACTCGAATTTAGGGCCCCCGCCGTTTATGCGAACGGATCACAGTATGGTGCCTCCTTTTTCTAGCAATCAAATCGGTCCTCATCAGCAACATTCTTTTCCACATTCTGGCAACCAACGAAACCAGAACAGGTCTTTTCATCATCCAGAACAACAAGGGAATCATcaaccattttttaaaactaatcAGTATCATCGTAATCATGAGTGGAATTACCAGCAACGACCATACCATTACCATCACCATAATCATGCAATAAACGGGATGACCAATACAGGAGAGTACGATGAATATGCTGGTTTGATGAGCAGTCGGGAGAAACAGTGGTTGATTAACATACAATTGTTACAACTAAACACAAACGAGTCATATGTCGACGATTACTATTACACCGTCTTCCGTGACAAGAAGAACAAACAGAATGCAAGTCAAGACCAAAAAGACAAGAAGTTCcacaacaacaataacaataatggtTACTACAAGGATACAAG TTCCACGTTTTTTAGGGATCGAGAACAAAATCAGCATaacattcttttaaaaaaaaattacacaccgacacaatttgaaaattccttAGGGAAGCTACAATTTGCCAGCGTTATAGCACCGCGTAAAGTTATCGATATGGACGTTGTTCCAAACAGTGATCCTCAGTCAGCTACACAAATACAGCAGAGGGATACGAGAAGAGCAAGGCAATTGTTGCTTGAAATCGAAAGG TTGTACGTAATCCAATTGAAGCTGGAGGATTTACATAATCCATTAGCTCTACTCGGTGAACAGCAGAatcaagaaagagaaaatgaagCAAACACAGTTAAAAAAACGAAACCAGAGCTAATAAGCACAATGTTGTCCTCTTTACATCATTTGAACCAAGACGACAAACTGACAAGTATGCTAAGCATCCGCAAAGGAAAA ACATTGTTATTGAGGTTCTTACCATTCGTGGACGTATCAGAGTATCGCGCACAGTTAGAAGACCTGTGGAACGCAATATTTCGAGGATTAGCTATAATTGGTCGTAGAGATTCTCATTTATTGATAACGCTTTATTTGGAGTTTCAACGTTGGATAGCCGTCGTACAAGACTTTGGTACAATACTACGGCTAGTTCGATCCTTATCCGATTCCGTTGGCCAGTCAGTCAGGAATAACAGTTTATCGTTCGCTCTTACAAACAAG ttCGGTGTATCTGTAATAGCATCGATGTTGGAACGAGCGGAAGATCTATATCCTACGGACAATTCGTCCTCGGAGTGGTCATCTTTCATAGCAAACATCATTGAAATAACCGGCGAATCGTCACCTTGCGTTGCACCTTGTCAGCCAGTGGCCGCAAACACGCTCAGTCAGCATTTAAACCGATTATCTCACGTGAAAACTGAGGGGTACGCGAACCTGGAACTTTTGTTAACAGACGCCAACCCATCCCGATAG
- the Nau gene encoding myogenic-determination protein nautilus: MTLVTNAVSYACQAAGRPSYDAFRHHQLQLRQQPNHGHRYHDRYHQHRHHHRYHHHRRRRVYASDESPTIDYLQEYMSERTLGQGDGRSIVETAENVSTLESTSSQRYRYEHRLGSQSSPYALDSDDGSSVASADASADFESVSIEAEESNEANESNEPKRSGEATQRGHETNEKNEKNERNETEHVPHPHAALDAATSSHGPRRCLLWACKACKKKTVTVDRRKAATLRERRRLRKVNEAFEVLKRRTSNNPNQRLPKVEILRNAIEYIEGLEALLQANGSSGTQDHHGFAENAGADSSRYVTERLRQFSDPLARFQPINGFEQAELHPAQVTGSSLDRLNMIVQSINDPSRPIAEPHQHSCHH, from the exons ATGACGCTCGTAACGAACGCGGTGTCCTACGCGTGTCAAGCTGCTGGCAGGCCGTCCTACGACGCTTTTCGACACCATCAGCTGCAGCTAAGACAACAGCCCAACCACGGTCACCGCTACCATGACCGATACCACCAACATCGACATCATCACCGCTACCATCATCACCGGCGCCGTCGCGTTTACGCCTCCGACGAGAGTCCGACGATTGACTACCTGCAAGAATACATGTCCGAGAGAACCCTAGGCCAGGGGGACGGCAGAAGCATCGTCGAGACGGCGGAGAACGTCTCGACACTAGAGTCAACGAGCTCGCAGCGCTACCGATACGAGCATCGTCTCGG GTCGCAGTCGTCTCCGTATGCCTTGGACTCTGACGACGGATCGTCGGTGGCGTCCGCAGATGCTTCCGCCGATTTCGAGTCGGTCTCGATCGAGGCAGAGGAGAGCAACGAAGCGAACGAATCGAACGAGCCGAAACGATCCGGTGAAGCGACACAGAGGGGCCACGAAACGAATGAGAAGAATGAGAAGAACGAGAGGAACGAGACCGAGCACGTGCCGCATCCCCACGCTGCGTTAGATGCCGCAACCTCGAGCCACGGACCTCGCAGATGCCTTCTCTGGGCTTGCAAAGCTTGCAAAAAGAAAACCGTCACCGTGGATCGTAGAAAAGCGGCTACACTGCGGGAAAGAAGGCGTTTGAGAAAG GTGAACGAGGCGTTCGAGGTTCTCAAGAGGAGGACTAGCAACAATCCGAATCAGCGGCTGCCAAAGGTGGAGATCCTACGGAACGCGATCGAGTATATCGAGGGGCTGGAAGCGTTGCTGCAGGCGAACGGAAGCTCGGGAACGCAGGATCACCACGGGTTCGCCGAGAACGCG GGCGCGGACTCGTCGCGATATGTCACGGAGAGGCTCAGGCAGTTCTCAGATCCCCTGGCAAGATTTCAGCCTATCAACG GATTCGAGCAAGCGGAGCTTCATCCCGCCCAGGTCACTGGAAGCAGCTTGGATCGTCTGAACATGATCGTGCAGAGCATCAACGATCCGTCGCGCCCGATCGCCGAGCCGCACCAACATTCTTGCCATCACTGA
- the LOC144476318 gene encoding 43 kDa receptor-associated protein of the synapse homolog — protein MSWESISSRDYLGGPASHQLSATALLGSPDGSRHPLDVCEFTEEDYHHQNSNGNGHYQNGRSGAGFWECLVGCRQRLDQHFARRRVEQGLKLYRAHKQQAAVRKWWGALKNIRQREDKFALLGYLYQAYMDWGKYRDSIDFGHKQLCISEELDSPNMRAEAYLNLARAHERLGALDRALDYARHSLYNECDQCATAGLVHLTVGRVHLELAGFCKALEAFQRAHKIAHSIQDPSLELQVYVGLSELFCRLHDADKSARYAARAYDLSRSLQLGDLNSRHHRAALLQMAAALRKKGELGDAHDYCSEATRLSLVSGDQASYARSIRIMGDIYRKKADINKAFRQYESAMGSAAATGDRLCQMEAMDGAARCLEALRLQHKICNCRPLEFNTRLLEVAGSVGAKFLVRTVRSRLSRIYGSLGDEEHKAHHERLAAAMEEDLELRCGGCNEPFGLEPDSLEALPCSHILHARCAYEILKRRDKKKKRLCPDCHKSVSSRLYLHCEDPHGMNTLNHSSLSLAPLRASSLATLDDCHATSSV, from the exons ATGTCATGGGAATCCATTTCCTCAAGAGACTACCTTGG TGGTCCGGCTAGTCATCAGTTGTCAGCGACCGCGCTGCTAGGTAGTCCGGACGGGTCGCGACATCCTCTTGACGTGTGCGAGTTCACCGAGGAGGACTACCACCATCAGAACTCGAACGGGAACGGGCACTATCAGAATGGTCGATCCGGAGCTGGTTTCTGGGAATGTCTGGTAGGCTGCAGACAACGATTGGACCAACACTTTGCTCGGAGGCGG GTGGAGCAAGGCTTGAAGCTGTACCGCGCCCACAAACAACAGGCCGCCGTGCGGAAATGGTGGGGCGCGCTGAAGAATATCAGACAACGCGAGGACAAGTTCGCGCTCCTCGGTTATTTATACCAAGCCTACATGGACTGGGGAAAGTATAG GGACAGCATCGATTTCGGACACAAGCAATTATGCATTTCGGAAGAGCTCGATTCACCCAACATGCGGGCCGAGGCGTACTTAAACCTGGCAAGGGCTCACGAACGATTAGGCGCGTTGGATAGGGCGTTGGACTATGCGAGACACAG TTTATACAACGAATGCGACCAATGCGCGACAGCCGGATTGGTCCACCTGACCGTAGGCAGAGTGCATTTGGAACTAGCGGGATTTTGCAAAGCTCTGGAAGCCTTTCAGAGGGCCCACAAAATCGCTCACTCCATTCAGGATCCGTCGCTGGAGTTGCAA GTGTACGTCGGCCTGTCGGAGCTCTTCTGCAGACTACACGACGCCGATAAAAGCGCGAGATACGCTGCTAGAGCGTACGATCTCTCGAGAAGCTTGCAACTCGGTGATCTAAACTCGCGGCACCACAGAGCAGCCCTTCTGCAAATGGCCGCGGCGCTTCGGAAGAAAGGAGAACTCGGCGATGCGCACGACTATTGTTCG GAAGCAACGCGTCTGTCGCTCGTATCCGGAGATCAAGCAAGTTATGCGAGAAGTATACGAATCATGGGAGACATTTATAGGAAGAAAGCCGACATAAAC AAAGCGTTTCGGCAATACGAGAGCGCAATGGGGTCCGCGGCAGCAACCGGCGATCGTCTTTGTCAAATGGAGGCGATGGACGGTGCAGCGAGGTGCCTCGAAGCTCTTCGACTGCAACACAAGATATGCAACTGTCGTCCGCTTGAGTTCAATACAAGACTGCTCGAAGTCGCTGGATCAGTCGGTGCTAAG TTCCTGGTGCGAACCGTAAGGTCAAGATTGTCACGGATTTACGGGTCCCTTGGCGACGAGGAACACAAGGCTCATCATGAAAGATTAGCTGCAGCAATGGAAGAGGATTTGGAGTTGCGATGCGGCGGCTGCAACGAGCCGTTCGGTCTTGAGCCGGACTCCTTGGAGGCGCTACCGTGCTCCCACATATTGCACGCCAG GTGCGCCTATGAGATATTGAAGCGGCGCGATAAGAAAAAGAAGCGTCTGTGCCCCGACTGTCACAAGTCGGTTAGTTCACGATTGTACCTGCATTGCGAGGATCCTCACGGCATGAATACTTTGAATCACAGTTCCTTGAGTCTGGCGCCGTTGAGAGCAAGCAGTCTGGCTACACTGGACGATTGTCACGCCACGAGTAGCGTCTAA
- the Patr-1 gene encoding protein associated with topo II related - 1 isoform X2, which produces MADFFFGFDTSVANSSLEDGLDGLLEDDDFREEEYDAFNNETFGSDAAIGDWEKDHEKLSEIAESSRSKPKNENALNKKNGVPADIEDNLSHLVLDEKEGIVPRPGVWDSPSNLSLPKPRPSLTLPLALTTARTVTELEKNIVGSRPPPGLTKPVQLLQQQQPPQQQQQQQKSDGSHLFESLPTSPRYPPGLGIPSAHPLILPPNPRFPHLQFIPHLRQLPNQTGNVLRYQIPAHLMVPHAGHLIVPHGAQRQPIHGSFCNNFPQPPHSNLGPPPFMRTDHSMVPPFSSNQIGPHQQHSFPHSGNQRNQNRSFHHPEQQGNHQPFFKTNQYHRNHEWNYQQRPYHYHHHNHAINGMTNTGEYDEYAGLMSSREKQWLINIQLLQLNTNESYVDDYYYTVFRDKKNKQNASQDQKDKKFHNNNNNNGYYKDTRDREQNQHNILLKKNYTPTQFENSLGKLQFASVIAPRKVIDMDVVPNSDPQSATQIQQRDTRRARQLLLEIERLYVIQLKLEDLHNPLALLGEQQNQERENEANTVKKTKPELISTMLSSLHHLNQDDKLTSMLSIRKGKTLLLRFLPFVDVSEYRAQLEDLWNAIFRGLAIIGRRDSHLLITLYLEFQRWIAVVQDFGTILRLVRSLSDSVGQSVRNNSLSFALTNKFGVSVIASMLERAEDLYPTDNSSSEWSSFIANIIEITGESSPCVAPCQPVAANTLSQHLNRLSHVKTEGYANLELLLTDANPSR; this is translated from the exons ATGGCAGACTTCTTTTTCGGTTTTGATACATCGGTCGCA AATAGTAGTTTAGAAGATGGGTTGGATGGCCTTTTGGAGGACGACGATTTTAGAGAAGAGGAGTATGACGCATTCAACAATGAAACATTTGGCTCTGACGCCGCTATTGGAGATTGGGAGAAAGATCACGAGAAACTTTCAGAGATCGCGGAATCGAGTCGGAGCAAACCGAAAAACGAGAACGCATTGAATAAGAAA AATGGAGTACCTGCGGATATTGAAGATAATTTATCGCATCTAGTGTTAGATGAAAAGGAAGGGATTGTTCCCAGGCCAGGAGTATGGGATAGTCCGTCAAATTTGTCCTTACCTAAACCTAGGCCATCTCTCACATTACCATTGGCTCTGACGACCGCACGTACCGTCACAGaactagaaaaaaatattgttggtAGTAGACCACCTCCAGGATTGACAAAGCCTGTTCAATTACTACAACAACAGCAACCAccgcaacagcagcagcaacaacagaaATCCGATGGATCGCATCTGTTCGAATCCTTACCAACGTCGCCACGCTATCCACCAGGATTAGGCATACCGTCCGCACATCCTCTTATTTTACCCCCAAATCCGAGATTCCCACACTTACAATTTATACCACACCTTAGGCAATTACCTA ATCAAACTGGAAACGTATTGAGGTATCAAATTCCAGCGCATTTGATGGTGCCACACGCTGGGCATTTAATAGTGCCGCATGGTGCGCAAAGACAACCAATTCATGGttcattttgcaataattttcct CAACCTCCACACTCGAATTTAGGGCCCCCGCCGTTTATGCGAACGGATCACAGTATGGTGCCTCCTTTTTCTAGCAATCAAATCGGTCCTCATCAGCAACATTCTTTTCCACATTCTGGCAACCAACGAAACCAGAACAGGTCTTTTCATCATCCAGAACAACAAGGGAATCATcaaccattttttaaaactaatcAGTATCATCGTAATCATGAGTGGAATTACCAGCAACGACCATACCATTACCATCACCATAATCATGCAATAAACGGGATGACCAATACAGGAGAGTACGATGAATATGCTGGTTTGATGAGCAGTCGGGAGAAACAGTGGTTGATTAACATACAATTGTTACAACTAAACACAAACGAGTCATATGTCGACGATTACTATTACACCGTCTTCCGTGACAAGAAGAACAAACAGAATGCAAGTCAAGACCAAAAAGACAAGAAGTTCcacaacaacaataacaataatggtTACTACAAGGATACAAG GGATCGAGAACAAAATCAGCATaacattcttttaaaaaaaaattacacaccgacacaatttgaaaattccttAGGGAAGCTACAATTTGCCAGCGTTATAGCACCGCGTAAAGTTATCGATATGGACGTTGTTCCAAACAGTGATCCTCAGTCAGCTACACAAATACAGCAGAGGGATACGAGAAGAGCAAGGCAATTGTTGCTTGAAATCGAAAGG TTGTACGTAATCCAATTGAAGCTGGAGGATTTACATAATCCATTAGCTCTACTCGGTGAACAGCAGAatcaagaaagagaaaatgaagCAAACACAGTTAAAAAAACGAAACCAGAGCTAATAAGCACAATGTTGTCCTCTTTACATCATTTGAACCAAGACGACAAACTGACAAGTATGCTAAGCATCCGCAAAGGAAAA ACATTGTTATTGAGGTTCTTACCATTCGTGGACGTATCAGAGTATCGCGCACAGTTAGAAGACCTGTGGAACGCAATATTTCGAGGATTAGCTATAATTGGTCGTAGAGATTCTCATTTATTGATAACGCTTTATTTGGAGTTTCAACGTTGGATAGCCGTCGTACAAGACTTTGGTACAATACTACGGCTAGTTCGATCCTTATCCGATTCCGTTGGCCAGTCAGTCAGGAATAACAGTTTATCGTTCGCTCTTACAAACAAG ttCGGTGTATCTGTAATAGCATCGATGTTGGAACGAGCGGAAGATCTATATCCTACGGACAATTCGTCCTCGGAGTGGTCATCTTTCATAGCAAACATCATTGAAATAACCGGCGAATCGTCACCTTGCGTTGCACCTTGTCAGCCAGTGGCCGCAAACACGCTCAGTCAGCATTTAAACCGATTATCTCACGTGAAAACTGAGGGGTACGCGAACCTGGAACTTTTGTTAACAGACGCCAACCCATCCCGATAG